A stretch of DNA from Candidatus Methylomirabilota bacterium:
ATCCTCGGAGAGACCCGCTGGTACGTGAAGACGATCGGGCTCCAGCTCGTCGCGGAGACCTTCGCCGTCGCCCTCTTCAAGATGATGGCCGAGAGCGCGCGCGACCCCGTCCTCGGCGTGATCTGCCGGCGCATCCTCCTCGACGAGTCCCGCCACATGGGCTTCGGCATGCTCGCCCTGCCCGCGGTCGTGGACGGGGCGTCGCCCGCGGAGCGGCGCGAGCTCGAGGACTACACGTGCTTCGCCCTGGAGAAGACGCTGACCGGCTTCTTCCCGCGCGAGGCGTACGAGGACGCCGGCCTCGACGCGGCCGAGATCGACGAGGTCGAGCGCTGGCGCCGGACCAGCGCGGCGCGGAACGACTACGCGCCGTTCCGGAAGCACTTCAAACGCGACCTGCACCAGTCCATGGTCCAGAACCTCGCGCGCCTCGGGCTCCTCACCGAGCGCGTGCGGCCGCGCCTGCTGAAGCTCGGAATCACCCCGCCGGCCTGACCGGCGCGATCAGCTCGCCCACGCGCCGGTCGCGATACGCCCACGCCGCCCGGATCTGGCGGCCCACGACGAGCGCGTGGGCGGCG
This window harbors:
- a CDS encoding ferritin-like domain-containing protein, with product MEPRAIPSSFDTVFAYDYAVAEADMRRLYENAKRDQWNASRDIPWDTPETSDGRVIADELIDAYGSPLWARLGEKERVELNRRVAAWRLSVLMHGEQGALLACSQLVDIVTGADQKFFQATQVMDEARHNEVLDRYLRERLDDRRYPIPANARDVFDSILGETRWYVKTIGLQLVAETFAVALFKMMAESARDPVLGVICRRILLDESRHMGFGMLALPAVVDGASPAERRELEDYTCFALEKTLTGFFPREAYEDAGLDAAEIDEVERWRRTSAARNDYAPFRKHFKRDLHQSMVQNLARLGLLTERVRPRLLKLGITPPA
- a CDS encoding CDP-paratose 2-epimerase — translated: YARWEHRHRFLEENGGTWVEDRVTYRLPLGPLGRAAHALVVGRQIRAAWAYRDRRVGELIAPVRPAG